The following DNA comes from Terriglobales bacterium.
GATGAAGCCGGAAAAATCTTCCCAGGTCTTCAGCAGGGTGGTCCCGTCGGACTGGGTCTCGAAGCTGAACCAGTGCTCGCCCTTCCAGCCGAATCCGCTGCCTACCCAGGCGACCTTGCCTGGTGGCGCGCATTCCAGCACCGTGCACTCAATGGTCAGGGCCCGCGGCTTCACCAGCTCCATGTGGAACCGGCTTCCCTTCTGCCAGGGCTGGCCGTTGATCCATTTGCAGGGGCCGACCACGCGGTTCCACCACGCCCATTGTTCCAGGTCCTCAAACTTCTTCCAGATGTGTTCGGGACGGCACTTGGCCGTCGTGGAGTGTTCCAGACGAATCGCCATACTTGAGTGGTTGGTTCCTCTCTTGAATGAAGTGTCAGTGCTTGCAGATGGCGGAAACGGCCGCCAGGGCGCGGGCACAATCGTCGTGATCCACGTCGCGGTGGGTGACGAAGCGCATGCGCTCCGGGCTGACGCCGTTGGCCCGCACCCCGCGCGCCGCCAGCATCTCGGTGAAGCGCGGAGAATGCATGCCCGTGCCGCTGATGTCGAAAATCAGGATGTTGGTGACCACCTTCGACGGGTCCAGGCTGATTCCGGGGACGCCCGCCAGTCCCTCGGCCAGGAAGCGCGCATTCTGATGATCCCGTGCCAGGTGCCGCGGACCATCCTGCAGCGCAATGAGCCCCGCCGCGGCCAGCACGCCCGCCTGCCGCATTCCGCCGCCCAGGGCCTTGCGGTAGCTGCGCGCCTGGTCGATCAGGCTACGGCTGCCCACCAGCAGCGAGCCCACCGGCGCTCCCAGTCCCTTCGACAAACAGAACATCACCGAGTCGAACTTGCGGGTCAACTCGGCCACGGTGCGGCCCAGCGCCGCCGCCGCATTGAAGATGCGCGCGCCATCCAGGTGCACCGGCAGGCCGCGCTCGTGCGCGCGGTCGCAGATCTCGTCGGCAATCGCCGGCGGATACACCGTGCCCCCGGCCATGTTGTGCGTGTTC
Coding sequences within:
- a CDS encoding SRPBCC domain-containing protein — protein: MAIRLEHSTTAKCRPEHIWKKFEDLEQWAWWNRVVGPCKWINGQPWQKGSRFHMELVKPRALTIECTVLECAPPGKVAWVGSGFGWKGEHWFSFETQSDGTTLLKTWEDFSGFIPAFFGDGTKRKTVDAYAAWLDALKVEAERLAREEVARS
- a CDS encoding low specificity L-threonine aldolase, which encodes MLEKPSSKSVAEATDEPAHAAAVDLRSDTVTLPTPEMRRAMAEAEVGDDVYGEDPTVNRLEQLAAEILKREAAIFVPSGTMGNQIAIKAHTRPGQEVICEERAHILDYEMAMLAHFSGCIARPVRGEDGILSWKEIEKRIAPRIYYRAPTGLIALENTHNMAGGTVYPPAIADEICDRAHERGLPVHLDGARIFNAAAALGRTVAELTRKFDSVMFCLSKGLGAPVGSLLVGSRSLIDQARSYRKALGGGMRQAGVLAAAGLIALQDGPRHLARDHQNARFLAEGLAGVPGISLDPSKVVTNILIFDISGTGMHSPRFTEMLAARGVRANGVSPERMRFVTHRDVDHDDCARALAAVSAICKH